GTCACTATCCCGATTTTGCCGAACATCGGCAGAGATGGTTCGATCGCGTGTTTTATGACCGAAATGATGGCCAGGGCGTTGTGCCGCTTTCGTCCCACGGATGGGATCGTGGCGGGCCGGCGTGGCTTCGCATCGCGGTGAAAACTCTGGGCTTTTTCGGCAGCCCGGCGGTTCGGCCGGTATTTAGAGCTGTCCGAAAGAAAAAGGACCGTATTCCGTCGAGTCCCGAAGCGACCGAGTTTGAGATTCCTCAACTCGACGATATTTCCGGCGAATTTTCTTCGGAACCGGTTTAGCAAGACATTTTAATTAAATTCAACGGCAGGCCTTCCCGCCGTTGATCGTTATCAGGAATATTTGTGAATGAAATTCCGCGTGTCGCCTTCTTCCCCGATTCCTATTTGGAAGTGAACGGAGCGGCTATGACCTGCCGAAGGCTGGTTGAGTACGCCCGCCGAAATGAGCATCCATACCTCTGCATCCACGCCGGCCCCGATCCCGGCATTAAGGTGGACGGCAGCGTTACGCATTTAGAGCTAAAGCGGTCGCCGCTGTCATTTAAGCTTGACGAAGAGCTTGCATACGACCCACTATTCCAGCGGCATACTCGAAAAGTCCTGCAACAGCTTCGTGAATTTAAGCCCGACATCCTCCATATTACAGGCCTGAACGATGTAAGTATCGTTGGATCGTACCTTGCTTGGAAGCTTAATATCCCGATGCTGGGCTCGTGGCATACCAATATTCACGAGTTTGCGGCCAGCCGCATTACACGTCTGTTACGTTTTTTGCCTAACGGATTCGTAAATCCCCTCGCAAGTTTTGCTGAGCGCAAAATATTTCAGGGTTCGGTATTCTACTACAAGATGCCGAAGGTGATCCTTTCGCCAAATCAGGAATTGGTCAACGAACTTGGCCGGCGAACAAAACGTGAGTCGCGCCTGATGGGCCGCGGTGTAGATACCGATATATTTAGTCCGGCCAAACGTACCGTCAGCGACGGCGTGATCCGCTTCGGTTTTGTCGGACGGCTTCGTGCCGAAAAAAACGTCAGGTCGCTCATCGAGATCGAAAAAGCACTGATCGAGTCTGGGCGAACAAATATTAAAATGCTGATCGTCGGCGAGGGCAACGAGAGAGAATATCTCCAGCAGCACCTTAAGAACGCGGAGTTTACCGGTTTTATTTCAGGTGACGATCTAGCCGAGGCTTACGCGAATATGGACGTATTCCTATTTCCTTCAGAAACGGATGCGTTTGGAAATGTGACGCAGGAATCACACGCGTCGGGTGTGCCGGCGATCGTGTCTGACAAGGGTGGACCTAAATTCATTGTACGCGAGGGCGAGACCGGTTTTGTCGCAAAGTCGTTGGACGATTACGTTACATACGCTTCGATGCTCTATGATAGTCCGGACAAGCTTTTGGAAATGAAAAAAATGTCTCGAGACAGTGCAATGTCAAGCTCGTGGGACTCGATCTTTGAGGGCGTGTACGATGGTTACCGAGAGGCAATCCGATTAACCGACGCGTCGAAGAATCCGGAGGCAAATGCCTGAATCTACACAAGCCGCCGTCGTGGTCGCCCCGCAATTTGAGACAAGTGTCCTCAAGGTTTTATTGAGTCTGCTCCGCCATCCGTTCCAATCACTCATTTTACGTTGGAATTGGAAGGCGGCGGTTCTGAGTGCTCTTCTGCGAGCTCCGATATTCTTTTTTACATACGTTTTTAAGAAGGATGGCCTTAGATTGGCAATTGGTGCCGCTCTAACACAATCATTTTTTCGTCTGATCTTTGGCGGCGTAAACGGATCTATAATTCAATCGTTCAGCCGTGTCGAACCACCTTGGCACGCAGTGCTGACGGTTCCGCTAGTCCTTGCCGCATTCAGCCACGTAGTCGAATATTTTGTACAGACCGCTTACGATCAACAGACCGGAGTCAACGGCAAGGGAAAGGCGATCTCGATCTCGGTACTCGTCTCGGCGATTTCGGCAGTTTTCAATCTGTTTGCAATGCGCCGTGGTGCATTGCTTGTCAGAGACGAGAGTCAGCAGTCACTCTGGCGAGACCTTACCCGGATGCCTTGGATCGCTTTTGAGTTCATTTCATTTCCGCTAGTCTGGCGCCGTCGCCGCAAAGCCCGCAAGGCGACTGATTCCTAGTCCCGCGATCTCTGACATTCACTAAACCGAGCGCCCCTCCGGCAATTTGTATAGATTCACAGAATCTCGCTGCATTGCCGCGTTATTGGCTGCGTGATAGACTCTCAGTTTATCGTTTTTGACGATTTTCACTATATAAACTGAATGCCGCTGAGATCCGTCCACATCACCAATTACTATCACAAGAACTCGGGCGGGATCAGTACGTCGTACAACAATCTACTCGCCGCCGCAGAACGGCATAAGCGATACATACGTCTGATAGTGCCGGGAGAGATCGACGCGGTTGAGGACGTTAACGAATACGCAAAGATCTACTACGTTCCCGCAAAGTACTCGCCTGTTTTCGATAAACGCTATCGAATAATGATGCCGTGGCAGTATATGTTGGCGGATTCGGCGATCCGAAAGATCCTGTTGGACGAAAAGCCCGATCTGATCGAGGTGACCGATAAATACACGCTGAGCATGATCGGCGTAATGGTCCGCGGACATCATTTCCAACAGATTGGCCAGCCCGTAATGGTCCATTTTTCGTGCGAGCGGATGGACGATAATATTGGATCATTTCTAGTCGGCGGCAAGATCGGGGAATGGATCGCACGGCGGGTTATGGGCAATTACAACTTGCCTAGCTTTGACTATCACATCGCAAATTCAGCGTACACGGCCGACGAATTTTACCGTTCGTATCGTGCGGAGGACAATCCGAAGCGGTCTGAGTGGTTTTTTAACAAATGCTGGCAGTTTTTCGGTGCTCCGCGAGTTCCGGTCAAAGACCGGATCCTGGTGTGCCCGCGTGGTGTCGATATTTGGCAATTTTCGCCCGACCGCGGCTCCGACGAGATCGGCATCGAGATGCGACGCAAAACCGGTATCAGCGACGACGCCGTTATGATGCTCTACGCCGGGCGCATCTCACCCGAAAAGAATATTGGCCTGCTCGTAGAAATGATGAAACTGCTTGCCGTTGACCCGGACCACGACTATCGTCTGCTGGTTGCAGGTGCCGGGCCGCAGTCAGAATGGCTGCAGCAGCAGAGCGACAAATATTGTCCGGGACGGATCATCCAACTCGGGCATCTCGATAAAAGTGTTTTGTCCGGTTACTATGCCAAGGCAGACATTTTTGTGCATCCGAATCCGCGTGAGCCTTTTGGCATTGCACCGCTTGAGGCGATGGCATCCGGCGTGCCGACGGTCGCCCCAAATGCCGGTGGAATTTTATCGTATGCGACCAACGACAACGCCTGGCTGGTCGAACCGACGGGCGAAGCTTTTGCCGGAGCGGTTCGCGAAGTCGTTGCCGACCCGGAACTTCGTGCCCGTAAGAC
This is a stretch of genomic DNA from Chloracidobacterium sp.. It encodes these proteins:
- a CDS encoding glycosyltransferase, which translates into the protein MNEIPRVAFFPDSYLEVNGAAMTCRRLVEYARRNEHPYLCIHAGPDPGIKVDGSVTHLELKRSPLSFKLDEELAYDPLFQRHTRKVLQQLREFKPDILHITGLNDVSIVGSYLAWKLNIPMLGSWHTNIHEFAASRITRLLRFLPNGFVNPLASFAERKIFQGSVFYYKMPKVILSPNQELVNELGRRTKRESRLMGRGVDTDIFSPAKRTVSDGVIRFGFVGRLRAEKNVRSLIEIEKALIESGRTNIKMLIVGEGNEREYLQQHLKNAEFTGFISGDDLAEAYANMDVFLFPSETDAFGNVTQESHASGVPAIVSDKGGPKFIVREGETGFVAKSLDDYVTYASMLYDSPDKLLEMKKMSRDSAMSSSWDSIFEGVYDGYREAIRLTDASKNPEANA
- a CDS encoding glycosyltransferase; protein product: MPLRSVHITNYYHKNSGGISTSYNNLLAAAERHKRYIRLIVPGEIDAVEDVNEYAKIYYVPAKYSPVFDKRYRIMMPWQYMLADSAIRKILLDEKPDLIEVTDKYTLSMIGVMVRGHHFQQIGQPVMVHFSCERMDDNIGSFLVGGKIGEWIARRVMGNYNLPSFDYHIANSAYTADEFYRSYRAEDNPKRSEWFFNKCWQFFGAPRVPVKDRILVCPRGVDIWQFSPDRGSDEIGIEMRRKTGISDDAVMMLYAGRISPEKNIGLLVEMMKLLAVDPDHDYRLLVAGAGPQSEWLQQQSDKYCPGRIIQLGHLDKSVLSGYYAKADIFVHPNPREPFGIAPLEAMASGVPTVAPNAGGILSYATNDNAWLVEPTGEAFAGAVREVVADPELRARKTELALRTALANTREASTDNLIATYDRIFDDFQSRKDLFTDSADSKKFNYVELTKD